GGGAGAGCGCGCACCAGTCGCGGCAGAGGAAGAAGCAGTACGTGGAGGAGCTGGAGGGGAAGGTGAAGGTGATGCAGGCCACCATCGCCGACCTCACCGCCAGGATCTCCTGCGTCACGGCCGAGAACGCCGCCCTCAAGCAGCAATTGGGTGGCGCCGCCGGTGCtggtgccgccgcgccaccgccgccaatgCCCATGTACCCTGCGGTTTACCCATTGCCGATGCCATGGATCCACCCAGCCTACGCAATGCGTGGCTCGCAGGTGCCGCTTGTGCCGATACCCCGGCTCAAGACGCAGCAGCCTGCGTCCACACCGGAGCCACCGGCCAAGAAGGCCCGGAAGACCAAGAAGGTTGCAGGTGTTAGCCTGCTTGGATTGCTGTTCTTGATGATGGTCTGCGGGTGTTTGGTTCCTGCGGTAAATCGGATGTATGGTGCAGCGTACACTGGGGAAGGCGCTGCGATTGTTCCGTCACATCATGGGAGAATTCTGGCTGTTGAAGGGCCACAAAATAGTGTCTCAAATGGTGTTGATCCGAAGGTACCTCAGAATGGAAGCGAAACGCTGCCAGCTTTGTTATATTTGCCGAGGAATGGGAAGCATGTGAAGATCAATGGAAATCTGGTTATTAAGTCCATTGTTGCGAGTGAGAAAGCCTCTTCCCGTTTGTCTAACTATGGCGAGAAGGGTTCTGGAAACCAAGGAAAGGAGGAGACTAGCTTAGCAATCCCTGGCTATGTAGCTCCGTTAGAAGCTGGAGAAGTCATGGATTCTGCTAAAGGAATGAATGAACTGATGGCTCTGGCTCCTGGAGATGGAAGCATATACAGGGAGGATGATGGGATGCTGCCGCAGTGGTTTAGTGAAGCAATGTCAGGTAAGAATGCTGCATAATGTCGCACGCACACCCTATTTAATTTAAATGAACAATACTGTATATGCCTTGTTGGTGTTTGTAGGACAATGTGGCACTTAGTGCGATGAATTGTTTGGAGTATAACACTTACTATCTGCTAGAGCTAGCGATCTTAATAGATGAATGTAGTGCTTATTCAGTGCTGGAAGTAGAAGATATCTGCATATATTACATGTTCTTTTGCCGTGGTAAAGTTGTAAACTTATTGTGGGTTTAGTATGCCACTCGGGTGGATGATTACCAATATACCATGATACATAGGAGGCGATCATAGACTTTTGGGTCAGTGGTTCATTGTTTAGTCACCATTGTGAAAAGCTCAATGTTGTAGTTTTTTCCGTTGCGGTATGCTATTGGAGAAGGTACCATTGCAGCATATATAATTAACTGCTCAATGCATATATTTTGTTGACTGGAATGTTATGTTCTGAATTACTGCTAATTCTGTATATTTTATGATATTTAATTTACTATTGTACAGTATACTATTTATGTACATTAGTTTGACGAGTAAATTGCATTgccggtacacgaacttgtaaaatgctcgttttggtGCTTGAATTTGTCTGGTGCATGCGGAGGAAGGCAAAAAGGACACAACATGGCTAATCTTATTAATTTAGGGGCTCATTAGGAAATTATGTAAACATATATCTGAGAAGGtttgctattagacatacaCCTCTTCAATAAAAATAGAATGGATATAGTGATCgtagaaaaagataaaaaaaacaaacaatgatataagggttagaaatatatgaaattcatcaCTTTCATGATGAAGGATAAAGTAGAGACCACATTTATAAATATTGCATGTCTTATGTACACTCACTACACGTATGCACGtcacatcctaatcaacatTAGCTTCGTAAAATTAACATTGCCAAGCTATTTTGGTCCTCATTCGCACGAACTAGACAAGTTTGTGTATCGAAACAAGCATTTCACAAGTTTatgtactaaattgcacccacctaacaagtttgtgtactaccaatgcaatttactcttagtTTGACCTTATAAACTTCCTCTGGACAAAAAGTCACTGATCGAATGAATTGATTATATCCTTAGCTGCCTCTGTATAGTTGAATTCAACCTTACATGTATAACCATCACAAGTAGGTATTTCCTTTGTTTGCTGAAATTCTTCCATTACACATGTCCTGTTTATGGACATATGGCACAATTGAATAATATACTGGTTTTTCTAAATTGTGTAGTGAGGTAGTACTTAGATTTGTGCATATGTGAAGCACTTATTCTCTTTTTTGTTGATGGATTAGTAGAGTGATGAAACATTTGTGCCTTGTGATGTAGCTTTGACCCTAACCTTTTAATTCCTCGGCTGATAGTTGTTATAAGTAGTTTGATGACTTGGTCCTTCATTTACTGAAGTTAACCCTGTCTATTGATTATTTTCCAGGTCCCATGTTGAACTCCGGGATGTGCACTGAAGTATTCCAATTTGATTTATCTCCAACAACAGCTGATGCAAATGGCATTGTGCCTGTCTACTCTGGGTCAGTGACTAACACGTCACAAAATTATACTGAAAATCTTCCTTCTGGCCCTGTTCAGAAGGTGAAGAACAGAAGGATTTCGTACTCAGAAGCCATCCCTTTACGAGGTTCGACATCCAATGACACGGATCATTTCAAAGCACCCCCCAAGAACCATAGTCAGAGCCATGCTGGTCGTAAGCCAGTTTCGTCCGTTGTAGTCTCTGTCCTGGCTGATCCAAGGGAAGCGAGCGATAGGGATGGTGAGGGGAGGATCTCCTCAAATTCTCTGTCCCGCATCTTCGTTGTCGTTCTTATAGATAGTGTAAAGTATGTAACATACTCTTGCGTCCTTCCTTTCAAAAGCCATAGCCCTCACTTGTAATGTAAGCAAGTTTTACAACGTAATCTGTAACAGAACGGATCTCCAAATGAGCTGACTTTATTGTGCGATGTTGATAGACATAtagagccttttttttttctttttactggaTTACCAGTTTATTGACAGGAATGAGTGTTGGTTCCTTGTCTCTGTGCTTGTGTTTCCATGCCTTTGTGATGCATGGTCTTGTTTGGAATGCTGGGATGTCGAAATTTCTCTGAGGTTTTCGCGTTCCAAGGAGGCATAATTCATTGTTGCATCACCGCATGGCTCTCTGGTTCTTGTAGATTGCTGGCAGTTGGCAGTAAAAGGTAGTTTCTTTTTATTACTACAACATAACTTGCATGTactccttttccttttgttaTCTGTCTTTCAGGTAGGTGATTTGCGTATTTTCTTGAAACAAGTGGCATTGTTTTGTTCTCATGCCATGCTACTCTTAGCAGGATGTCAGGGATATCATTTTCATGTCGATGTTTATGATCACTACCAATTGTTTGTTTCACAGATATGTCCTCACCACTTACTTTTGTTGGCTTGTTTCTGTTAGTTTTTGCTTGTACATATCGTAGACCTGTTTTCATTGATAGGAAGCAAAACCTACAGAAAATTGTTGCTTCATAAGAGGATTTAAGCATTCGCAGTTTTTTGTAATCCCGAGTCTGAATAAAGCAAAGGTAACCTTTCTACTTCCATCATGGACTCACTTGAGGTGTGGTTAGAGAGTCTTGACCAATGCAACCCAGGCCCTAGAGCTGCTGACATTATCCATCCTGTCAAGTCCTGAATACACTTTTATCTGCTCCTTTTCATCAGAGGCCAAaagcctggtttagttcccaactttttcttcaaacttccaacttttccatcatatcaaaactttcctacacacaaactttcaatttttccgtcacatcgttccaatttcaatcaaacttccaattttaacggGTACTAAACACACGTATTACCTACATATTTTCTGTGGCTTCTCCAAAAAGAGGATCATGTTGCTTGATCTGTGTGTAGCGTGTGTTGCTCACTTGTGTGTGCTATTAAAGACACTAAACAACCATTGCGGATAGCATTAAGTTGTGATTTGACATTCCAACTGATGATTCATTGGCGCCCTCGTTACCTACTGGACTACTGTGGATCCTTCCTGTGATCATGTCCTGGTCTTTCTGATCATGCACACCTACTTGTCTTTTGTACCGGCTTACTCCGTATGAATGGATTGGTGAGATCCGTTGTTGATTGGGATTCCATCACCTAATTCGTACGTAGACCACTTTGATCTCGTCAGTGAGACCTTTGTTGATTTTGTCAGTGTTTTTGCTGGATGGAACACTCTGTTGTCGGTCAGATTATTGGAAGAAATAGCAGCGCTCCTGGTTCAGGCTGCTGTCATAGTGCTGCCTGAACTTGCAACATTTAGGCCCGGATGCAAATCGTCTGCTGGACCGCACCTGCAGTAggtgtcactgacatgtgggtcccacctactTCGGGCCCACTTGTAAGTGGCACCTACTGCATATGCAGTACAGCACAGGATCTCCGCACtcttaggccccctttgatttgCAAGATAGAGAAAACATAGGATTGGAGAAAACACgtgattttaaattttggtttgcGTGATAGAGAAAACATAGGATTGGAGAAAACGCGTGATTTAAAATGGTACCCTTCTCTAATCATATAGAAATGAAACCCATGCAAAAATAATAGAAGGCCCCTTAAATGCCATaggaaaaatgaagaaaaataataaagaaaagGTGAGACCTCTAGGTAATTTTCCGATTAAAATGAAAtgtacaaatataataatatggaAAGTTTTCTTCCTTTTCCAAGTTTAatgtaagaaaaaatattttcactaGAATTTGAATTCTATGAAAATCTTTTGCCAATCCTTAGTAGCTTCAGATCAAGCAAGTTTTGTTTAACTATAACATTTTTAGAACGGAAGGCTTATCAATTGAATGATCAAgtaataaataataaatttggGAAGCACCCGTGGTGACTTCATGACAACCAAGGTTCAAATCCTGATACACGAGTCAGGGTGTGCATTTGCAAGTATATGAGTGAGGTATGCGTGTTTGATGATATACACGTGCGTATATGTCTACCGTACAATAACGATAAAAAAGAGAGTAAaggtctgttcactttgatgccaggttgctaaaaaaaatagctatatttagtttgctgtcaaattttaataaatataaaagaaaacctaccaaaattttggtaactatactaaaattttggcattaaggttttttttacatcaaagtgaacatgccctatATAACAAAATCCTTCCGCGAAATTCAGTTGAACAGCATCGCCATCTCTGCACAAAATTCAGCGAATcagcgagagaaggaccagTTCCAACTCCGAAGTTTACGCGGTCCACAAAGACCAAGTGCACCGAAATATGTCCCCCCATGCTGACTTCGTGCTCTTCTTttagggcccgtttagttccctaaaattttttctcaaaaacatcacatcgaatctttggacacgtgtatgaagcattaaatatagataaatagaaaaactaattgcacagttatagAGAAAATCGCGAggcaaatcttttaagcctaagtagtccgtgattagccataagtgctacagtaacccacatgtgctaatgacggcttaattagtctcaaaagattcgtctcgtggtttccaggcgagttctgaaattagttttttcattcgtgtccgaaaatcccttccgacatccggtcaaacgtttgatgttacacccaaaatttttcttttccccaactaaacacaccctaatactTCGTCTGCATCTTGAGTTCAAAGCTGCCTCTGTGTTAGCCCTTTGCTTAGCTACTAATCATCCCACATATTTCAAACCATTTAAAATCCAAATAGTCCTAATAACCTACTGCATTAACGTCACTACTAGAGATAGTGAGAGAAGATAACAAAGTGTGTTCTCGCTGACGAACCAAGGTGATttcttctatatatattttgcgtttttatatgattttttaagttcGTTGCTAGGTTGCATCTGCTATTTTTTTGCCCCCAATTTTTGATGGTTCTACCAATATCCGAAGCCTCAAAACCCTATCTTTGTCACTCTCCTGCTTGATTCTGCCTACGCATCCGAATCTTGGCCGCTTTGTAAGCTGAATGTCGCCTGGGTTTTCTCGAGCGGAGTAACTGGGTTTGGATCTTTGTTCTTCTTTTGGTCGCCATTTTGGAGTTGAATCTCTTCACCGCGTCGGACTTCTTCCCTCTCCTGGGGATTCTTTGTGCCGCAAGTTCTTGGTGAGCCATTGTTTGAGCATTTCAGGGTTTTCTCGTCTGCGCCTTCCTTTCCCCCCCATTTTTGGTGCTCAATCCTGCTTgaggtttttattttttatttccccTCTATTTAGGGTTCTTGATTTCCATCCAATTGTTGTTTGCTGCTCTTTTTGAAGCGTTTCGGTGAACAGATTGTTGTCATTAGCACTTCGTTTGTAGGTTCActaagtttcttttttttcttggtttcaTTTTGCAAGTTGTTGCTAACTGCAAGAATCTGTAACTTACCAGAATGCAGTGTCACTCATCCACAAATGGTGATGCTTGTTTGCTGCGGACAACCGGAAGAAGCAGAATTCGGCCGATATAGTACCAAATTGCAATAAGAAAATGGTACTGCATGATTCTAGTTTTGTATCTCTGATATCTGATAGCAACAATATTTGATCATAGTTTTCGTATTCGCAGCATCCATATTCACTTAAAAGTTCCAAGGGAGCACCGTTTCCACCGCGACCGATTCTTGTCTTCCTCATTGCAATATTTGGATTCTATGTATGCTACATCTCCTTTAACCAGATAACACTAGAGAATAGATCTGAGGAGAACAGTGGAGAAGTGCAGGCAGAAATTCATTGCCGAAAGCCTCATCTTCCTCATGAGGAGCTGCGTTATGTGCACTTTCCGAAACCTGAGAGTTATAGCAGGTAATTTTCCTCTAGAGTAGAATTATTATCTCTTAGTACGCCCCTGTTATGGATGTGCATTTTCTGATTCATGTTGCTTCAAATTTTCCTT
The window above is part of the Oryza sativa Japonica Group chromosome 7, ASM3414082v1 genome. Proteins encoded here:
- the LOC4344086 gene encoding bZIP transcription factor 60, with translation MAEPDLLAPFADLPFPPGDDFPDFPTLGDDAFALEDFDLDDLDFDFDVDLFPPDAPPPVTTSSSSSAAGSPEAGTSSAGDGGSKNEESADSSSPSRSGSDGGGGKDGKDDEAKRRARLVRNRESAHQSRQRKKQYVEELEGKVKVMQATIADLTARISCVTAENAALKQQLGGAAGAGAAAPPPPMPMYPAVYPLPMPWIHPAYAMRGSQVPLVPIPRLKTQQPASTPEPPAKKARKTKKVAGVSLLGLLFLMMVCGCLVPAVNRMYGAAYTGEGAAIVPSHHGRILAVEGPQNSVSNGVDPKVPQNGSETLPALLYLPRNGKHVKINGNLVIKSIVASEKASSRLSNYGEKGSGNQGKEETSLAIPGYVAPLEAGEVMDSAKGMNELMALAPGDGSIYREDDGMLPQWFSEAMSGPMLNSGMCTEVFQFDLSPTTADANGIVPVYSGSVTNTSQNYTENLPSGPVQKVKNRRISYSEAIPLRGSTSNDTDHFKAPPKNHSQSHAGRKPVSSVVVSVLADPREASDRDGEGRISSNSLSRIFVVVLIDSVKYVTYSCVLPFKSHSPHL